A region of the Salmo trutta chromosome 40, fSalTru1.1, whole genome shotgun sequence genome:
GTCAATTTAGAATTAATCATTAACATTCATGATGAGTATCCAGCAGCAATGTAAGATATTACCAAATATCTCTGTGCTCATAGTAAAGTATTTTTTGTGATACAATTTTCACAACAAATTTTTTTatattaacaaacaaaacaaacacaacaaacACAGTCAACACTGCACAATATCACTTATAAAGTATGACTTTACATCTGGGAGTTACATTTCAGATGAGGTTTTTATTGTTACATCATATCAGCACTACATGTTGCGTGTTTGTAGCTAGTTATTGTTTGCACTGTATATCTCTGTTGATCCTGACTAGCTATAATGAAGACTGTGCATGGAGTAAAATTCTGGATTTTTAGGAAATAAAATGCATTTGAATAGTGATAAAATTGTCATTCTATCTAATACTGTCCCAAATGTTTTACAATAGTGATGTCTATAGAATCAGCTTGGAACAGTTGCAGTATGCTATGGGGTCTGTGGTTGATATCATATGGAAATGTACAGTTTGTGGTAGTTGATGTAATTGTACTAAtacatggtcccgtgtggctcagttggttagacatggcacttgcaacgccaaggttgtgggttcaattcccatgggggaccagtactgaaaatgtattcactcacaagttgctctggataagagtgtctgcaaaATGTGATTGAATTGGATATACTTTTTGTAAAAATGGAAAATCTACCTGATGATATGGTTGTGTGTAAAATGGTCTGTTAATTTTGTGGTTTTGCTGTCTCATCACCACAATGATCAAATAGAAATTGTCctgcttaaaggcccagtgcagtcaaaaacgagattttcttgtgttttatatatatttccccactgaggttggaataatactgtgaaatttaTTAATACACTTTTAGTGTGAGTTGTTTGAAAAGACAgtctgaaatgtcagcctgttttgccTGCCAGGTGACATCAACAGGCGGTAAATGAGTTAATTGACCAATAAgacagagttccaaacctctctgccaataacagctagttttcagtttcccccactcagaccactcccagacagtcctatcaAAAATTCTTACTTGAGAATTGCcctttgctaaaaagctatttttgtttctttttgaccattgtAATTGAAAATAATCTCAGTGCggcacttaattgttacccagaaataatttgatattgagatgaaaacggctgcattggaccttttaacAAATAAAGGCACCTGTTATGGCACCTTGTCTGTCTGCACTTGTAAAAACATGAATGACATTCATTGTGAATATAAAGGAGATAACTAGtgtatgaaagagagagataaataaatatGAAGTCAGTAAATAATGCATCTGACTCTTGACATTAAACCCATTATGCCATAAATTAAAACCAGACGAAACAATTGTAATTTAGCaccggagagaaagagagcttagCCATTTAAGGGGTTAACTCTGTTCCAGGAAGATAAATCACATGGCAGTATTGGGTGGGGAGGAGCATTGTAAGGTCACTttgttgtaatgaaacaaaaatatatcgAGAGTGAAACTAAACTTGAAAGGCATTTAGGCTTGCAAAGTTTTTCAAACTAAACAAATCTCTACTGTAGACTTCGCCTCTTTTGACACCACAAACAGATTCACGAATACAGAGGACAGTTGACACTATCGTGTTTCTGTTTACTCCTGTTGTATCTGCAGTAGACCTATGTTAAAACTTGTCATCATTTGGTTCAAATATTTAGGGCGACATTTTACTTTTCTAAACACAGGCGCGATGACAATACGAATTTGTCACAAATCTTCTAGTAGTGGGATATCGCTAAACTTCCACATTATTAATGTCCATCTTGATGCAGTTCGTAAAGAGCGGAAAAAGGTCTAATACTGAAAAGTTATTGAAAATGTTGAAGGCCCACAATTATCTCATGGTGAGTGTAGGCTACAATGTCACACTTAAAGGTAAAACCATGCTTTAAGATTGATTAGTATTATCCAATAAAGCCATGACTCTAAAGATTAAATGATAAAAAACTATAAATCATATGGTTTCACCTTTGGTCTCTGTCTAGATATGGCCTCCTCCAGCAGTCTCCTGTCTGAAGAGCAGTTCCTGTGCTCTATCTGTCTGGATGTGTTCACTGAGCCTGTCTCTATTGGACACAACTTCTGTAAGGCCTGTATCAGTGGATACTGGGATACCAGTGACCTGTGCCAGTGTCCAATGTGTAAGGAGACATTCTACAGGAGGCCTGAGCTTCGCATCAATACTTTCATTTCTGAGATGGCTGCTCAGTTCAGGAAGTCCGTTCAAGTGAAAGCTACCAGCAGTCCAGAACAATGCCCTGCTCAACCCCTAGACATCCCCTGTGACTTCTGCACTGGGATGAAGCTCAAGGCCCTCAAGTCCTGTCTGGTGTGTCTGACCTCTTACGGTGAGACTCACCTGGAGCCTCATCAGAGAGTTGCAGCCTTAAAGAggcgggtggcaggtagcctagtggttggagtgttgggccagtaaccaaaaggttgctagattgaatcccagagctgacatggtaaaaatctgtcgttttgcccctgaacaaggtagttaacccattgtttctaggccgtcattgtaaataagaatttgttcttaactgacttgcctagttaaataaaaattaaatgttttaaaatagaCACAAGCTGAGAGACACAACCCTGTGGAGAACCTGGAAGACAGGAGGTGTAAGAAGCACGAGAGACTCCTGGAGCTGTTCTGTAGGACTGACCAGACTTGTCTTTGTGTCTTGTGCTTGAAAACAGACCATATGACACATGACACTGTCCCTCTAGAGGAAGAGTATGGAGAGAGGAAGGCTAAACTGGGGAAGACTGAGGCAGAAGTGCAGCAGATGATCAAGGAGAGATTGAAGAAGGTTCAGGAGATCAAACACTCAGTAGATCTCAgcaagagagaagcagagagagagatatcagaCAGTGTACAGGTCTTCACTGATCTGGTtcgctccattgagagaagccAGGCTGAGCTCATTGAGGTGATTGAGGAGAAGCAGAAAGCAACAGAGACGCAGGCTGAAGGGATCATTAAAGAGCTGGAGCAGGAAatcactgagctacagaggagaaGCACTGaactggagcagctctcacacactgaggaccacctccacctcctacaGAGCTGTCCATCCCTCTGCACCCCTCTACACACCAAGGACTGGTCTGAGATCAGTGTTCACAGCGATTTGTGTGTGGGGACTGTGAGGAGGGCTGTGTCTCAAGTGGAGGAGACCATTTTGAGTGAAGTGAAGAAGTTGTGTGATGCTGAGCTGAAGAGGATTCAGCAGTATGATGTGGATGTGACTCTGGATCCTGATACAGCACATCCCAAACTCATCATGTCTGAGGATGGGAAACAAGTGAGACATGGAAACACAAAACAACATCTCCCAGACAAGCCAGTTAGGTTTTCTACCTGTCCCTGTATCCTGGGAAAGGAGGGCTTCTCCTCAGGTAGATTCTACTATAAGGTGATGGTCAAGGGGAAGACTGACTGGGCTTTAGGAGTGGCCAGAGATTCTATCACCAGGAAAGGGGATATCAAACTGAACCCTACGAATGGATACTGGACTGTCTGGCTGAGGAATGGAGAACAGTACACAGCTCTTTCTAGCCCCACTGTCCCCCTCTCCCTGAGAGAGAAGCCCCAGAAGGTGGGGGTGTTTGTGGATTATGAGGAGGGTCAGGTCTCCTTTTAtgatgtggaggccaggtctcaTATCTACTCTTTCACTGGCTGCACCTTCACTGAGAAACTATATCCATACTTCAGCCCCAATGTTAATGATGGTGGTGAAAACTCTGCCCCTCTGATCATCTCTCCTGTCAATCACAAAGAATGAGTTTTAACCTGAAAatctctaaaatatatattttatcatCTGTTGTCCTAAATCAGAGAGAACATTCACTGTAATATGAATACTGACGTGGTTGTTGtttgttatcatcatcatcatcatcatcatcatcatcatcatcatcatcagttaGACATGatgagtagcctacagtatgcAGCAGCATTGTAAGATATTAAAACATCTCTCCAGGCTCATAACAAGGTATGATTCATATCTGAGATTTACATTTCTGTGGAAGTTCTGATCGTGAGATATTATAAGCAATATGTTTTTTTGCTCATGTATTGAATATTGACCAAATCTGTATTATTTCTAGTTGTCCTGCTCTCCCAGATGTTAACAATAGTGACGGCTATGACATCAGTTTGGAATAGTGGAGTAAGCTGAGGTGTCTGATGTTAATATAATATGGAAATGGTCTGTTTATTTTGTGGTTTTGCTGTCTCATcactagggctgtggtggtcatgaaatttcatcagccggtgattgtcacaaaaataactgtcggtctcatggcaattgactgttaattaacttAAACACATtgagcatctcctggcttccacacatgaTGTGATGAAGACCTttgaaacatctacattttaaaaagtctaataaatccatgtaatatagcctacacctgcacaataaatccattaattattttagacaggtctgaagaagcatgatatgatgaaaatgtagtctatttcagaagaacagaatagcatcctctgacttgtccttatgttaggtcctgatctggctattcTAAATGTCTGTGAGCTacgctagttcatttagcagacaagatttgcatAGAATTCCATGGcgttattttatagtatgaagaatagaattgaacaaagctgaataaaataaaaaagatattttctccaaatgatttgaggaagtgcgcacatgcggctattctgtgttgagcggttaacaaagaaataggtattcctatatgcttaatttagagttaataatgtaactttagttgtgatacaaacgttggactatatgttttgatttgtaatacattgtaaggctgcatgatgcgactctaatgatgatttgaaaaaagtcgcttgaaaggcatgagctctgcttgtTTTTTTGTCCAGGCTGTACACACTatatcagtctctcattcacaatttgagaaGCACAAATTTTCcggtggcatcccctttgtgtggccataatgcaccctaaaatTTTTTTGCCTTTTGCAGCCCTTCTTCCTAAATGCTGCCCGCACCGAAGcatctctcactcacatggctctccatcacgtgattacattttacattttagtcatttagcagacactcttatccagagcgacttacagtagtgaatgcatacatttcatacaatttcataattttttttcctgtgctggccccccgtgggaatcgaacccacaaccctggtgttgcaaacaccatgctctaccaactgagctacagggaaggtgatcaggtctttctcacaggctacaagtaaagacagacatatcagggaaGAAACTGTgcgtgtccttatccaattctgaggtgcatactgtattgaagatattggaagtaCTGTCCACATTTACGTTTCGTCAGCCAACATGATGAGTAGGTCTAACGAACAgtaaaagcactagcctatgtcaatctactatccctgtagtacaaaagttgacctattctgtggtgcatttttatggtgaaaatgatattcctcaaacttgaaactcatgtgCTGCtcatgtatgccagttaggctctacaccccttgtaaagtagATTAATATGCTTAATTTTAAGTTATTTGGCTACTTTAGTTGTTATACAAacctacatgaggtgtgcgactatgattcgaaaaagtcaaaaaaaggcattgtttcttatgttgagcatcattcacaagtgataatatataattcacaagtgataatattgtcacccatcagactattcttgatttaatcttgtctttacatatactaaataatatatgtgttaaatttgttttaatttagaatggaccattatcatgcatctgtatcaaaacaggggcagcggaaaaaatacatgtcatctatgcacttaaatagcgaacgGGGACGCTTTTCCCTGGGGTTTATTTTcatgttgtaaatataagcaatgtgcttaatattaggaaagttgagaaatacatatagtaggcctagcctatagaaggCTGATCTTTTCAGTAGAGGTCATCACTTTGTTTTCTTgagcaattgcatagcctatagaaatgttgcgcaacatgagctcatgggccctcatgaagtgtttgattagattttcaaatacgtttgcattgatgtcagagtaattagaggaacaatagagtgctgagtaccaggcagttagcaagtttggcaggctactaatgaccatcagcagcatcagagcttctagaagcctaattaccatgactaaacggtcgTGTGGAATTTGACTTCCTCCATGACTCGTGAccaccggtgtggcggtaatatggtcaccgcaacaTCCCCCCTCATCACCACAATTATCAAAGATCAATTTCATGCTTTACAAATAGTCACCTGTTATGGCACATTGCCTGTCTGCACATTCATTGTGAATAGAGTAATATAATGAGTGAATGAATGAAGAGgaatgaaagagagacagagaaatatgaAAGGACATCTGATTGTTGACATTAAACCAATGCCATGACATCAATCCAAACTTGAAACAGATGTAAATAAgcaccagagagagaaagagttcagCCATGTAAAGGGTTAAAGAGCAATtctgccacttttcaacctcatattcatcatatcagcaccaaaccagtgtctacataaTATTATGTGAAAACGGTGTGTTtttatgatctgtggttaaaaagataagaAGAATGGAACAACAAATGCtcctctgtgacatcacag
Encoded here:
- the LOC115180020 gene encoding E3 ubiquitin-protein ligase TRIM39-like is translated as MIKNYKSYGFTFGLCLDMASSSSLLSEEQFLCSICLDVFTEPVSIGHNFCKACISGYWDTSDLCQCPMCKETFYRRPELRINTFISEMAAQFRKSVQVKATSSPEQCPAQPLDIPCDFCTGMKLKALKSCLVCLTSYGETHLEPHQRVAALKRRRHNPVENLEDRRCKKHERLLELFCRTDQTCLCVLCLKTDHMTHDTVPLEEEYGERKAKLGKTEAEVQQMIKERLKKVQEIKHSVDLSKREAEREISDSVQVFTDLVRSIERSQAELIEVIEEKQKATETQAEGIIKELEQEITELQRRSTELEQLSHTEDHLHLLQSCPSLCTPLHTKDWSEISVHSDLCVGTVRRAVSQVEETILSEVKKLCDAELKRIQQYDVDVTLDPDTAHPKLIMSEDGKQVRHGNTKQHLPDKPVRFSTCPCILGKEGFSSGRFYYKVMVKGKTDWALGVARDSITRKGDIKLNPTNGYWTVWLRNGEQYTALSSPTVPLSLREKPQKVGVFVDYEEGQVSFYDVEARSHIYSFTGCTFTEKLYPYFSPNVNDGGENSAPLIISPVNHKE